The Gemmatimonadota bacterium genome has a segment encoding these proteins:
- a CDS encoding alpha/beta hydrolase, with amino-acid sequence MRPALTPEGLASWVTDAAARPKYVEAFRRSDAEGMLAYYRQNYPREPYMVDSSPVTKVQAPVLMIHGLGDRYLLPGALNDTWRWVGQDLTITTIPGAGHFVQHDATAMVNRTIRMWLAR; translated from the coding sequence ATGCGGCCAGCGCTCACGCCGGAAGGGCTGGCGTCGTGGGTCACGGATGCGGCCGCCCGGCCGAAGTACGTGGAGGCCTTTCGGCGGTCGGACGCCGAGGGGATGCTCGCCTACTACAGGCAGAACTATCCGCGTGAGCCCTACATGGTGGATTCATCACCGGTGACCAAGGTGCAGGCCCCGGTGTTGATGATTCATGGGCTGGGAGATCGGTACTTGCTCCCGGGGGCGCTCAACGACACCTGGCGGTGGGTGGGACAGGACCTCACCATCACGACGATTCCTGGGGCGGGTCACTTTGTGCAGCACGATGCCACCGCGATGGTGAACCGGACGATCCGCATGTGGCTGGCGCGGTGA
- a CDS encoding nuclear transport factor 2 family protein produces MTTQEIGTQLIALCREGKNIEAINTFYADDVVSVEAGGPPGMDRTTHGKAGVIGKNQWWVENHEIHGASSEGPFPHDDRFAVRWTYDVTHKPNGQRFTMNEVALYTVKDGKIVREEFFYAM; encoded by the coding sequence ATGACCACGCAGGAGATCGGCACGCAACTCATCGCCTTGTGCCGTGAGGGCAAGAACATCGAGGCGATCAACACGTTCTACGCCGATGACGTGGTGAGCGTCGAGGCCGGTGGGCCGCCCGGGATGGACCGCACGACGCATGGAAAGGCTGGTGTGATCGGCAAGAACCAGTGGTGGGTCGAGAACCACGAGATTCATGGCGCGTCGAGCGAGGGGCCGTTCCCGCATGACGATCGCTTTGCCGTCCGGTGGACCTATGACGTGACCCACAAGCCCAACGGGCAGCGGTTCACGATGAACGAGGTCGCGCTCTACACCGTGAAGGACGGCAAGATCGTGCGGGAGGAGTTCTTCTACGCGATGTAG
- a CDS encoding thermonuclease family protein, protein MDAPERTQEPHGSAATAALASLLVVGDTVRLESDNTARDQYDRVLAYVWHNGEMVNWQMVRQGWAAALPFPATSRYAAKFEAAERAAERERRGLWHVDGFACRPQDHRARKC, encoded by the coding sequence ATGGACGCCCCGGAGCGTACGCAGGAGCCTCACGGCTCGGCGGCCACGGCCGCGCTCGCCTCACTGCTTGTCGTTGGCGATACCGTGCGACTCGAGTCCGACAACACCGCGCGAGACCAGTACGATCGAGTGTTGGCCTACGTCTGGCACAACGGCGAGATGGTGAACTGGCAGATGGTCCGCCAGGGATGGGCCGCGGCGCTGCCGTTCCCGGCCACCTCTCGATACGCGGCGAAGTTCGAGGCCGCCGAGCGTGCGGCGGAGCGGGAACGGCGCGGGTTGTGGCATGTGGACGGCTTTGCCTGCCGCCCGCAGGATCATCGGGCCCGAAAGTGCTGA